In the Drosophila virilis strain 15010-1051.87 chromosome 4, Dvir_AGI_RSII-ME, whole genome shotgun sequence genome, tattatttgacgtgcacattttacatttacataaatttgtagattgtttttgtttttcattcgTTTTGTAAGTTTAGAAAAGTTTTCGATTTAAATGTTCCCGAAACTcataacaattaattaaacattgcCTATGATGTtcactctctccctttctcaaATCACTGTctctgcgtatgtgtgtgtgtgtgtgtgtagataaattgtttatacataatacaaatgaatattttttaaatttaatagaaTTGGAACATAGGTAAACACACATTTTGCAggtttataaacaaatgtttgttgttgcatcaGAATTTGCTCTTACAATTAGtgttaatattatataattacaaaaaaccTGTCGCAGCTcaaattatttagttttttaatttatctttttctttttgcagctTACAACTTAgttactattataatttttaagcaACGACGACTCTGATGAAATTTTGATATAATGTTTATTCGCATGCCGAAATAGTTTCAAATTACACAGAACACAATTTATGGAATAATACGGCATACGattgtttataaaattcaaCTATTAGCTAGCATTTCGTTTACATAAATTAATtgcgaaatgaaataaaaacgaaataaacgAATGATTTTTCATCAGTTATTACAgcgatatgtatatatatatacatatacatatacatatatatagatgcttCTATAGACTGCTCTTGCTTCGCACTGTCATTTTAAAGTTAGCTGAAGAAAACTCGAATAGCGGGCGTGTTGCAATCACCCGTTTCGCCAAGAAATCAAGTAGCCAACGTTTTAATGGGTATGTATAGGTaggtatgcatgtgtgtgtgtgtgtgtgtgtgtgtgtgcagctaaCTGAATGTGTCGCCGGATTTGGGGAGGAGTGTGTAGTTAGGCAACCGCCCTATTTCGTAAACGCCATAAACACAGCCCAAAGTATTTCATTCGCATTCGGCTTGGCCGCCTCCGTTTCAAAGTCGAGATCGAGTAGCTCGCGCACTCGTTTCATGGCCACCTCGTAGTCATCGTCGTTGAGTGGGGCAAACGCGTTCTCGATGACATCACTGGCATGCGCCAGAAAGATAAGTGCTAGCATTCGCTTGTCCATTCGCTGCGGATCGTTAACCCACTTCGAGAGTACCGAATCCTGAATCTGTAATACAAGTAGTACAAGTATGAATGCATGGACTTGTGTTTGGCATGTAGCCCGAGTTACCTTCTTGACCAGACGACACTTGACCACATTGTCGCTGAGCGGATGTGTCGTCATGTCAAAGAGCAGAAAGTTTTGCTTTTCCGTTGTAAGCACACCTTTCTCCACGAGGTTCTTGGCCAGACGCTCGCGTACATTTTTCAGTTGATATCGCAACTTCAATGGATTCCAAGTTTCGCCTGCAAGAATCGAAGTTTAGCAAAAAGTGTTATATATAGGCCTTGCCAAGCAAAGCACTCACCGCTCAGATATTCGATCCAGCTTTGGACCGTCTCGGGCGGATCTGTTTCCTTGATGTGTTTCAGCGCCTCATCCAACAAAACATCGCCCGTCTGCTGATCCGATTTCAATATCAGTTTTCTGCAACAATGACAGATTAGTTGTGCTTATGATGGAATACCCTTAGTTAGGCACCTTGTACATAGACCACGTCGTCGCATGCCCGATTTCTCGATCATCACACGTCCGCGCAGGCCCAGCTCTATGAGAATGCAACCGCGCAAGCCGCTTGATATGCAATCATTCCAAAAGGATGTGTAACCCTgattaaagtatataaataaaacgttAAAG is a window encoding:
- the sau gene encoding Golgi phosphoprotein 3 homolog sauron isoform X1 — protein: MNRSDGLVRRAVKPRENGAEGGGAGGLNANTPDDNQDALDNNKDQEDNIDDGDSKETRLTLMEEVLLLGLKDKEGYTSFWNDCISSGLRGCILIELGLRGRVMIEKSGMRRRGLCTRKLILKSDQQTGDVLLDEALKHIKETDPPETVQSWIEYLSGETWNPLKLRYQLKNVRERLAKNLVEKGVLTTEKQNFLLFDMTTHPLSDNVVKCRLVKKIQDSVLSKWVNDPQRMDKRMLALIFLAHASDVIENAFAPLNDDDYEVAMKRVRELLDLDFETEAAKPNANEILWAVFMAFTK
- the sau gene encoding Golgi phosphoprotein 3 homolog sauron isoform X2, giving the protein MIEKSGMRRRGLCTRKLILKSDQQTGDVLLDEALKHIKETDPPETVQSWIEYLSGETWNPLKLRYQLKNVRERLAKNLVEKGVLTTEKQNFLLFDMTTHPLSDNVVKCRLVKKIQDSVLSKWVNDPQRMDKRMLALIFLAHASDVIENAFAPLNDDDYEVAMKRVRELLDLDFETEAAKPNANEILWAVFMAFTK